tattttttaattatatgtcatatcaaatttttaaaagtttttttttcttgataaaAATATCTCCACGGTAGATCTTATTCAAGTTTGGGAGACTCACATTCTTGTGGGACTCTCCTAACGTGGAGCTTTCCATAATGAATATGGACCTGAAATCTTAGTTAAGGAGAATCAAACATATTTACCATTTAATTCAGTCATCTTGTAGCACCTTTCAGTCATTTAGCATGTTCTATATATTTTATAGTTAAATATATTCTTTTCTCTAACTTATACACCATAATTTAAAATGGTCCCTATAAAATATTTGCATAGTTTTTAGTCCCTAAATAAGTTTGTTTATTTGAAAATAGTCCTTATGATGtcataaagtatttttgaaatattttttatatatatctaGTCACTAGCCCACATTTAACAATCCTAATAAGAAATAGGTGACTACGTGTAATTTTCACATCAGTTTTATTCGTTTGAAATTCTTTTTCCGTTCTTCTTCCACTTCCTCCACCCACCATACTCAAATAGTCTGCCGTTAATATGATTAGTCTTTCATTTTTGGTATTACCAAGGTATTCCCAGAACCGACGATCCTTGTGATTAATTTACTCGAGTCTCTGAGATCACATTAAGAGAATATGTCTTTCCGCCACAAATCAAACTATTGACTAAATACTTAAGAATTATATTAGAAATTTGGTAGACTCAATTGAACCAAAAAGCTAGCCCGTGATCCAAGGATTGCGTTTTTTATATAACGATTATCTTGGTTATATTTTTAGTTAATGTGACATATCTCATTACACCTCCTTACGGTTAGGGTTAGACATCTTGCAGGAATTAACATCTGTTGATGCCTCAAAATGGGTGGTCTCCACTGTAATCAATCTAGAATAAGCCtcaaactaaattaaaatttgaaaacaacCTACTAACTTTTGAGTTGAGTTAGATCTCACACGTTCTAATATGGTATATAAGCTACCTTGCATTAGATCATTATAACTCAtatcataaaaaataataagcCTCCACTGTTCTCAGAAACAGATGTCATTTTACTGGAAAAAGTACTTACATGAGTATCTGATCAAAAAGGAGAATAACACTACCCTATCTTATATGACGCATTCTGATTGATGATAACATAATCTTAAAGTAGCAAAATAGAAAAAAAGGAGAAGCCATTTATAGTATACAATGTATCCCCCCATATTTGTATTGACAAGTGCCCCCATAATATCAATCCTTTATGAGGCTGCAATTCTCTCGAAGTGTCCAAGCCTGTTGTCAGCTAATCTTGAACCGTAACTTGAATTCTTGTACTCAAACCATGTAAACTCCTTATACAAGCTCTCTTCTTTTCCTCCTTTCATGAGAGAAGGCAATGGTGCTATTTTCTCACTCAGTGGTGGGCCACCAAAGTAAATCATTGATAGCCTCGATTGGAACCCATTTGCCAAAACCCTGTGTTTCACACTCCGGAACCGCCCATTAGTCATAACCTATGTTGATGCACCGACCAAAACCAAGGGACAGAGAAAATCAAAAAACCACGTTAGTGTTCTAGTTACCAACAAAGATTATCACATTAACCCCACttgaatataatatttaaaatcatTAGACACACCCCCACTTGAACATAATATTATACAATACCGTCATACCGACATAACGTGAGAGCAGAACTTTTTGCTCCTTTTAATTTTTAGAGATTTTCATTGGGTTTTTGAAAGGTCAGGTAGTTGAATGACCAGGTGTATACTTGATAATTAACAAGTCAACCAAAATTCAGTCACACATATTATCAAAAAGTGTTGAAATATCTAGTTTGAGTTAGATGGTAAAGAAATTGTTAAACAGTTTATAGTTTGTTGTATTAAAATATAAAGCATTAGATTGGAAATTATAAAATCttattaaagaaaaaaacacaGCAAATTAAGGTAGAAAAGTATGGAACTACCACATTTTAAATGTATACAAAAGATATTAACTtaaaatttgaagaaaaatatgATTTTCAATCCAATTATGTTGTTTGCTCATAAACTCAATGTGCTTTTTTCTAAGAGTTTTATGCATTTTGTTGACCAAAAAGAGAGTTAAGGGAGTTAGATGTGAATATATCAATTTTCTTTTCTCATTGTTTCAATTTGGTAAATACAAACTAGCTAGTATGCTCTGTTTTGTACCTGAAGAGAATCACCAACATTGATGAAGAAGGAACTATAGTCAGGTGGAACTGAAATCCAGCTCCCATCTCTGAGAGAAATCTGAAGCCCTGAAGTGTTGTTTGACCTGAGCAGAGAAATGATTTGTGGGTCTGTGTGTTCTCCAAACCCAATCAAGTTCTCACCATCCAAACCCATTTCAGGGCAAGCAGGGTAGTGATTCACCCTGAAAACAGAGTCACTCTGTTTATCCATCAGAAGCTTGCTAAGCACATTCTTTGGTTGAATCTTCAACCCTTCTGCCATCAAATCTAGAATCTCACATCCCATGTTCCTCACAGCACACAAGTAATCATCTAACACACACCTACAAtagcaaaaaaatatatattatatatatatataaatcagCACTTTTGAGCATAActttttttatgtttaagtttGATTATTTTCCATATTGGGTACCTGAATTTCTCTGGGTTTTGGCTATGAACTGGGACATTGACTTCTTGGTTGGTTTTGAGAAGAAGGTATTCAACCCAACCAACATCACCGTTGTGTCCAATACGCTTGTTACCATAACCAAATGGATTTGCAAGCCCTGTTTTCTCTTTTTCAGTGACTGG
This portion of the Lotus japonicus ecotype B-129 chromosome 3, LjGifu_v1.2 genome encodes:
- the LOC130749269 gene encoding gibberellin 2-beta-dioxygenase 1-like, which encodes MVLLSKQATEQYSYVKNCMATPCSFTIPVVDLSKPDAKSIIVKACEEFGFFKVINHGVSMEAISQLESEALNFFSMPVTEKEKTGLANPFGYGNKRIGHNGDVGWVEYLLLKTNQEVNVPVHSQNPEKFRCVLDDYLCAVRNMGCEILDLMAEGLKIQPKNVLSKLLMDKQSDSVFRVNHYPACPEMGLDGENLIGFGEHTDPQIISLLRSNNTSGLQISLRDGSWISVPPDYSSFFINVGDSLQVMTNGRFRSVKHRVLANGFQSRLSMIYFGGPPLSEKIAPLPSLMKGGKEESLYKEFTWFEYKNSSYGSRLADNRLGHFERIAAS